A genomic segment from Lagenorhynchus albirostris chromosome X, mLagAlb1.1, whole genome shotgun sequence encodes:
- the LOC132513858 gene encoding paraneoplastic antigen Ma6F-like, whose translation MAMALAVLRDWCRSMGVNAQRSLLILGIPDDCKDQEFQEAVQAALHSLGRYRVLGKVYRKELGSSVALVEFAECLNRSLLPRQIPGKGGPWTVVCLPQAPDADSQDRSNCPAQPQGQAVVGRAGEAGTAGHSGTAGEEEAAREAGVAGMEGDTGEEEALGEEGAEGEEGAEGEEGAAGEEGAAGEEGGAGEVGASGEEGAEGEEGAAGEEGAAGEEGAAGEAGAAGEEGAAGEAGDAGEEGASGEAGAAGEAGAESDEEGAADEEGAEGEEGAAGEEGAAGEEGAAGLEGAAGLEGAEGEAGAEGEAGAEGEAGAESDEEGAAGYRNVAGVAGLLSMAGPTGGAMAAPEEAVVTVAGAMGEAGPGTQQWRQASQPVLDSMGYQELGTFSGMEEPGHGEGSSESWLEQASHTLHLWRHVSERERRRRLVESLRGPALDLLRGLLAEDPELAAQDCLAALVQVFGNKDPRGSARLKFVTCAQRPQETLSAYVMRLEGLLQSALEKGAIHPAMADQARARQVLTRARLNDTLRDTLRRRRLMRRPPGFAGMLRLIQRTEAWDADPASREHFPGQEEARVDVAVLAAAAQAAPAHEAITAGTTAHGEDTTAQAARSKEGSAEDHPAREEASAAVAGTAKAGEAAPEDHGAARAAPGPGETSKASAATQEDGSAAAPAGLGQAGPSDAPGVPMPGRMGSASPVAPGGPGWEPEGLAQAGGQEAEETPEEGLKPIPEEPGNEDGAAEMSPPGSTSGH comes from the exons ATGGCGATGGCTCTGGCGGTATTGCGGGACTGGTGCAGGTCGATGGGCGTGAACGCTCAGCGATCTCTGCTCATCCTGGGAATCCCAGATGACTGCAAAGACCAGGAATTCCAGGAGGCTGTGCAGGCTGCCCTGCATTCCCTGGGCAGATACCGAGTGCTGGGCAAGGTCTACAGAAAGGAGCTGGGGTCGAGTGTTGCCCTGGTCGAGTTTGCTGAGTGTTTAAATCGAAGCTTGCTCCCCCGCCAAATACCAGGCAAGGGAGGGCCCTGGACTGTGGTctgcctgccccaggcccctgaTGCTGATTCACAGGATAGATCCAATTGCCCTGCGCAGCCCCAGGGACAAGCAGTGGTTGGCAGGGCGGGTGAGGCAGGAACTGCAGGTCACTCAGGAACTGCAGGGGAGGAGGAAGCTGCAAGGGAGGCGGGAGTCGCAGGTATGGAGGGAGACACAGGTGAGGAGGAAGCcttaggtgaggagggagctgaaggtgaggagggagctgaaggtgaggaaggagctgcag gtgaggagggagctgcaggtgaggagggaggtgcAGGTGAGGTGGGAGcttcaggtgaggagggagctgaaggtgaggaaggagctgcaggtgaggagggagctgcaggtgaggagggagctgcaggtgaggcaggagctgcaggtgaggagggagctgcaggtgaggcaggagatgcaggtgaggagggagcctcaggtgaggcaggagctgcag gtgaagcaggagctgagtcagatgaggaaggagctgcagatgaggaaggagctgaaggtgaggaaggagctgcag gtgaggaaggagctgcaggtgaggaaggagctgcagggctggaaggagctgcagggctggaaggagctgagggtgaagcaggagctgagggtgaagcaggagctgagg gtgaagcaggagctgagtcagatgaggaaggagctgcaggttacagaaatgttgcaggcgTGGCAGGACTTCTGAGTATGGCAGGACCCACGGGCGGGGCAATGGCTGCGCCTGAGGAAGCAGTTGTGACAGTGGCAGGCGCCATGGGTGAGGCAGGGCCCGGGACCCAGCAGTGGAGGCAGGCCTCGCAGCCCGTGCTGGACAGCATGGGCTACCAGGAGCTGGGAACCTTCTCTGGGATGGAAGAGCCGGGCCACGGGGAAGGGTCCTCTGAGAGCTGGCTGGAGCAGGCCAGCCACACGCTGCACCTGTGGCGCCACGTGtctgagagggagaggaggaggaggctggtggAGAGCTTGCGCGGCCCCGCGCTGGACCTCCTGCGCGGCCTCCTGGCGGAAGATCCCGAGCTGGCTGCCCAGGACTGCCTGGCCGCGCTGGTGCAGGTGTTTGGGAACAAGGACCCCCGGGGGAGTGCTCGGCTGAAGTTCGTGACCTGTGCCCAGCGGCCCCAGGAGACTCTCTCTGCGTACGTGATGCGCCTGGAAGGCCTGCTGCAGTCGGCCCTGGAGAAGGGGGCCATCCACCCGGCCATGGCGGACCAGGCGCGCGCCCGGCAGGTGCTGACGCGGGCCCGGCTGAACGACACGCTCCGGGACACGCTGAGGAGGAGGCGGCTGATGAGGAGGCCTCCCGGCTTTGCGGGGATGCTGCGGCTCATCCAGAGGACCGAGGCCTGGGACGCCGACCCGGCTAGCAGGGAGCACttcccagggcaggaagaggccCGTGTGGACGTTGCAGTCCTGGCAGCAGCCGCCCAGGCCGCCCCGGCCCATGAGGCCATCACCGCAGGCACCACTGCACATGGTGAAGATACCACCGCCCAGGCCGCCCGTTCCAAGGAAGGGAGCGCCGAGGACCACCCGGCACGTGAGGAGGCCAGTGCGGCAGTTGCCGGCACTGCCAAGGCTGGCGAGGCGGCCCCTGAAGACCATGGTGCCGccagggcagcccctggccctggggagaCCAGCAAGGCGTCCGCGGCCACTCAGGAAGATGGAAGTGCTGCCGCCCCTGCGGGCCTAGGTCAGGCAGGACCCTCAGATGCCCCCGGGGTCCCCATGCCTGGCCGGATGGGCAGTGCTTCCCCGGTGGCCCCAGGAGGTCCTGGCTGGGAGCCAGAGGGCCTCGCccaggcaggaggccaggaggccGAGGAGACCCCCGAGGAGGGGCTCAAGCCCATCCCAGAAGAGCCGGGAAATGAGGACGGGGCTGCAGAGATGAGCCCCCCGGGGTCCACCTCGGGCCACTAG